In Aegilops tauschii subsp. strangulata cultivar AL8/78 chromosome 3, Aet v6.0, whole genome shotgun sequence, one genomic interval encodes:
- the LOC109763890 gene encoding casein kinase 1-like protein 2 isoform X1, producing MEPRVGNKFRLGRKIGSGSFGEIYLGTNIQTNEEVAIKLENVKTKHPQLLYESKIYRILQGGTGIPNVRWFGVEGDYNVLVMDLLGPSLEDLFNFCSRKLSLKTVLMLADQMINRVEFVHSKSFLHRDIKPDNFLMGLGRRANQVYVIDFGLAKKYRDTSTHQHIPYRENKNLTGTARYASVNTHLGIEQSRRDDLESLGYVLMYFLRGSLPWQGLKAGTKKQKYEKISEKKVATSIEALCRGYPTEFTSYFHYCRSLRFDDKPDYSYLKRLFRDLFIREGFQFDYVFDWTILKYQQSQIASAPPRVAGHGAGPSGLTPPVLQNDSQSGAVEGRISGWSAMDRRRAPPPIASVGTSNKQKAPVGNDAPISKDPAISGSNFLGRSSGSSRRAAVSSSRDAVASDTFEPSRSRTTDASPGAFRRTSGAQRSPPVDSAEPQRSSSARHSSNPKNYESALKGIEGLNFDGDERAQY from the exons ATGGAGCCGCGGGTTGGGAACAAGTTTCGGCTGGGCCGCAAGATCGGCAGCGGCTCCTTCGGGGAGATCTATCTCG GGACTAATATCCAGACCAACGAGGAGGTCGCGATTAAGCTG GAAAATGTGAAGACAAAACATCCTCAGCTGCTCTACGAATCGAAGATCTACAGGATTTTGCAAGGAGGAA CTGGAATCCCAAATGTCAGGTGGTTTGGTGTAGAAGGAGACTACAATGTCTTAGTCATGGATTTGCTGGGGCCAAGTCTGGAGGATCTATTTAATTTTTGCAGCAGAAAATTATCTCTCAAGACTGTACTTATGCTTGCCGATCAGATG ATAAATCGAGTGGAATTCGTCCACTCCAAGTCATTTCTGCATCGAGACATTAAGCCAGATAATTTTCTCATGGGTCTTGGCAGGCGGGCTAATCAG GTCTATGTTATAGATTTTGGTCTTGCCAAAAAGTATAGGGATACCTCGACTCATCAgcacatcccatacag AGAGAACAAAAACTTGACTGGGACAGCAAGATATGCAAGCGTGAACACTCATCTTGGCATTG AACAAAGTCGAAGAGATGACTTGGAATCTCTTGGATATGTACTTATGTACTTCCTACGGGGAAG CCTTCCTTGGCAAGGTCTGAAAGCAGGAACGAAGAAGCAAAAGTATGAGAAGATCAGTGAGAAAAAAGTTGCAACATCAATTGAG GCTCTGTGTCGTGGGTATCCTACTGAGTTCACATCATATTTCCATTATTGCCGCTCGCTTCGGTTTGATGACAAGCCTGATTATTCCTACCTTAAGCGACTGTTCCGTGACCTCTTTATCCGCGAAG GTTTTCAGTTTGACTATGTATTTGACTGGACAATACTGAAGTACCAGCAATCTCAAATTGCTAGTGCCCCGCCTCGTGTTGCA GGCCATGGTGCAGGACCTTCTGGGTTGACACCACCTGTATTGCAGAATGATAGTCAATCTG GTGCTGTTGAAGGGAGGATTAGTGGTTGGTCAGCAATGGACCGACGTCGTGCCCCACCCCCCATTGCAAGCGTGGGGACTTCAAATAAGCAGAAAGCCCCTGTAGGAAATGATGCTCCTATTTCTAAAGACCCTGCG ATATCCGGCTCGAATTTTTTGGGGCGGTCAAGTGGATCGTCAAGGAGAGCTGCTGTTTCAAGTAGCCGGGATGCTGTGGCAAGTGACACTTTTGAGCCTTCACGATCACGCACGACTGATGCAAGCCCTGGTGCATTCCGTAGAACCTCAGGTGCTCAGAGAAGCCCACCGGTTGATTCTGCAGAACCACAGCGTTCCTCTTCGGCTCGGCATTCATCTAACCCGAAGAACTACGAGTCTGCCCTCAAAGGTATTGAAGGTCTTAATTTCGATGGCGATGAGAGGGCTCAGTACTAG
- the LOC109763890 gene encoding casein kinase 1-like protein 2 isoform X2, translating to MEPRVGNKFRLGRKIGSGSFGEIYLGTNIQTNEEVAIKLENVKTKHPQLLYESKIYRILQGGTGIPNVRWFGVEGDYNVLVMDLLGPSLEDLFNFCSRKLSLKTVLMLADQMINRVEFVHSKSFLHRDIKPDNFLMGLGRRANQVYVIDFGLAKKYRDTSTHQHIPYRENKNLTGTARYASVNTHLGIEQSRRDDLESLGYVLMYFLRGSLPWQGLKAGTKKQKYEKISEKKVATSIEALCRGYPTEFTSYFHYCRSLRFDDKPDYSYLKRLFRDLFIREGFQFDYVFDWTILKYQQSQIASAPPRVAGHGAGPSGLTPPVLQNDSQSGAVEGRISGWSAMDRRRAPPPIASVGTSNKQKAPVGNDAPISKDPAISGSNFLGRSSGSSRRAAVSSSRDAVASDTFEPSRSRTTDASPGAFRRTSGAQRSPPVDSAEPQRSSSARHSSNPKNYESALKGDVTRRM from the exons ATGGAGCCGCGGGTTGGGAACAAGTTTCGGCTGGGCCGCAAGATCGGCAGCGGCTCCTTCGGGGAGATCTATCTCG GGACTAATATCCAGACCAACGAGGAGGTCGCGATTAAGCTG GAAAATGTGAAGACAAAACATCCTCAGCTGCTCTACGAATCGAAGATCTACAGGATTTTGCAAGGAGGAA CTGGAATCCCAAATGTCAGGTGGTTTGGTGTAGAAGGAGACTACAATGTCTTAGTCATGGATTTGCTGGGGCCAAGTCTGGAGGATCTATTTAATTTTTGCAGCAGAAAATTATCTCTCAAGACTGTACTTATGCTTGCCGATCAGATG ATAAATCGAGTGGAATTCGTCCACTCCAAGTCATTTCTGCATCGAGACATTAAGCCAGATAATTTTCTCATGGGTCTTGGCAGGCGGGCTAATCAG GTCTATGTTATAGATTTTGGTCTTGCCAAAAAGTATAGGGATACCTCGACTCATCAgcacatcccatacag AGAGAACAAAAACTTGACTGGGACAGCAAGATATGCAAGCGTGAACACTCATCTTGGCATTG AACAAAGTCGAAGAGATGACTTGGAATCTCTTGGATATGTACTTATGTACTTCCTACGGGGAAG CCTTCCTTGGCAAGGTCTGAAAGCAGGAACGAAGAAGCAAAAGTATGAGAAGATCAGTGAGAAAAAAGTTGCAACATCAATTGAG GCTCTGTGTCGTGGGTATCCTACTGAGTTCACATCATATTTCCATTATTGCCGCTCGCTTCGGTTTGATGACAAGCCTGATTATTCCTACCTTAAGCGACTGTTCCGTGACCTCTTTATCCGCGAAG GTTTTCAGTTTGACTATGTATTTGACTGGACAATACTGAAGTACCAGCAATCTCAAATTGCTAGTGCCCCGCCTCGTGTTGCA GGCCATGGTGCAGGACCTTCTGGGTTGACACCACCTGTATTGCAGAATGATAGTCAATCTG GTGCTGTTGAAGGGAGGATTAGTGGTTGGTCAGCAATGGACCGACGTCGTGCCCCACCCCCCATTGCAAGCGTGGGGACTTCAAATAAGCAGAAAGCCCCTGTAGGAAATGATGCTCCTATTTCTAAAGACCCTGCG ATATCCGGCTCGAATTTTTTGGGGCGGTCAAGTGGATCGTCAAGGAGAGCTGCTGTTTCAAGTAGCCGGGATGCTGTGGCAAGTGACACTTTTGAGCCTTCACGATCACGCACGACTGATGCAAGCCCTGGTGCATTCCGTAGAACCTCAGGTGCTCAGAGAAGCCCACCGGTTGATTCTGCAGAACCACAGCGTTCCTCTTCGGCTCGGCATTCATCTAACCCGAAGAACTACGAGTCTGCCCTCAAAG GAGATGTTACGAGGAGGATGTGA
- the LOC109763886 gene encoding acyl transferase 5, with protein MVPSITLARKSQSFVVPAAPASGETLELSAIDRVPGLRHTVRSLHVFRRNGDRRADGAGPAEVIRAALSRALVEYPAFAGRFVGSVAAGEACVACTGNGAWFVEAAADCSLEDVNGLDYPLMVCEEDLLPAPEEGVDPTTIPVMMQVTEFTCGGFVVGLVAVHTLADGLGAAQFVNAIAELARGLDRPTVAHVWARAVIPSPPKLPSGPPPTFQPLGFKHFATDVSSDCMAHVKAEYFQAMGQYCSTFDVAIAKVWQARTRAIKYSPQAEVKICFFANTRHLLTQVLPKDGGFYGNCFYPVTVTSTAKDVATSGLLGVIGMIRDGKARLPLEFAKWASGDVKVDPYQLTFQHNVLFVSDWTRLGFYEVDYGWGAPSHIIPFTYADYMAVAVLGAPPMPKKGTRIMTQCVEEKHLKDFRDDIKGLF; from the exons ATGGTGCCATCAATCACCCTGGCAAGGAAATCCCAGTCGTTCGTCGTGCCGGCCGCGCCGGCGTCGGGAGAGACACTGGAGCTGTCCGCCATCGACCGCGTGCCCGGGCTGCGCCACACCGTGCGGTCCCTGCACGTGTTCCGGCGCAACGGCGACCGCCGCGCCGACGGAGCCGGGCCGGCCGAGGTGATCCGCGCCGCGCTGTCGCGCGCGCTGGTGGAGTACCCCGCGTTCGCCGGCCGCTTCGTGGGATCGGTGGCGGCTGGCGAGGCCTGCGTTGCGTGCACCGGCAACGGCGCTTGGTTCGTTGAGGCCGCCGCCGACTGCAGCCTCGAGGACGTGAACGGCCTGGACTACCCGCTCATGGTCTGCGAGGAGGATCTGCTGCCCGCTCCGGAGGAAGGCGTTGACCCTACCACTATTCCGGTCATGATGCAG GTGACTGAATTCACTTGTGGAGGATTTGTTGTGGGCTTGGTAGCGGTCCACACCCTTGCAGACGGGCTTGGCGCAGCACAATTCGTCAACGCAATTGCCGAGTTAGCCCGCGGCCTGGACAGGCCTACGGTAGCACATGTATGGGCTCGGGCTGTAATCCCGAGCCCACCCAAGTTACCTTCGGGGCCACCACCAACGTTCCAGCCCTTAGGCTTTAAGCATTTCGCCACAGATGTCAGTTCAGATTGTATGGCCCATGTCAAGGCTGAATACTTCCAGGCAATGGGTCAGTACTGCTCAACTTTCGATGTCGCCATTGCAAAGGTTTGGCAAGCTCGAACTCGCGCCATCAAGTACAGTCCACAAGCCGAGGTTAAAATATGCTTCTTCGCAAACACCAGACATCTTCTCACACAGGTTCTCCCAAAGGATGGGGGCTTCTACGGTAACTGCTTCTACCCGGTTACTGTGACGTCTACAGCGAAGGATGTTGCCACGTCAGGACTGCTTGGTGTGATCGGGATGATTAGGGACGGGAAGGCAAGGCTCCCTTTGGAGTTTGCCAAGTGGGCGTCAGGGGATGTGAAGGTTGATCCATACCAGTTGACATTCCAGCACAATGTGCTATTTGTGTCGGATTGGACGAGGCTTGGATTCTATGAGGTCGACTACGGGTGGGGCGCCCCTAGCCATATCATACCATTCACATATGCAGATTACATGGCGGTCGCGGTGCTTGGTGCTCCACCAATGCCGAAGAAGGGCACCCGAATTATGACCCAATGTGTGGAGGAGAAGCATCTAAAGGACTTCAGGGATGATATAAAGGGCTTATTTTAA
- the LOC109763885 gene encoding probable magnesium transporter NIPA9 yields MWESVALTLAGAAGNSIGKVLQKKGTHILPPLSFKLKVIRGYALNRLWISGFLLDMCGAALMLTALSQAPVSVVQPIAGCGLAILCVFSHFYLKEVMNGLDWIAITMAGLGTIGVGVGGEEQKVEEIPLFSIPWLVLTVVILFVLLNTWLHIYKKQRREQELTGPEVIEEVIYGLESGILFGISSVISKMGFVMSEMGFPKIVVPAAISCSVACSAVGFVYQTRGLKHGRAIVVSTCTSVASIVSGVVAGMVALDEHLPTAPAGRFFLLLGWFFIITGVILLVTSTGVIARLPKPVQKFLKSNMERSHSIRRPGSARGKDSNQSTTIHASTLHILTSTGKEKA; encoded by the exons ATGTGGGAGTCGGTGGCGCTCACGCTGGCCGGCGCCGCCGGCAACAGCATCGGCAAGGTCCTCCAGAAGAAGGGCACCCACATCCTCCCTCCCCTCTCCTTCAAGCTCAAG GTCATACGGGGCTACGCGCTCAACAGGCTCTGGATCAGCGGCTTCCTCCTCGACATGTGCGGCGCCGCCCTCATGCTCACCGCGCTCTCGCAGGCGCCG GTCTCTGTCGTGCAGCCGATTGCCGGCTGCGGCCTCGCCATACTCTGCGTTTTCTCCCACTTTTACCTCAAGGAGGTCATGAATGGCCTCGATTGGATTGCCATCACAATGGCTGGTCTCGGCACCATAG GAGTCGGTGTCGGAGGGGAGGAGCAGAAAGTGGAAGAGATCCCCCTTTTCAGTATACCTTGGCTGGTGCTCACCGTTGTCATCTTGTTT GTTCTGCTCAACACTTGGCTTCATATCTACAAAAAGCAGAGGCGCGAACAAGAGTTG ACTGGACCTGAAGTGATCGAGGAGGTCATATACGGCTTAGAATCAGGCATTTTGTTTGG GATTTCATCAGTGATCTCTAAGATGGGATTCGTGATGTCTGAAATGGGCTTTCCGAAGATTGTTGTGCCAGCTGCCATTTCTTGTAGTGTGGCCTGCAGTGCCGTGGGATTTGTTTACCAG ACTCGAGGTCTCAAGCATGGGAGGGCAATTGTTGTGTCCACATGTACATCAGTGGCATCTATTGTGTCTGGTGTTGTGGCTGGTATGGTTGCACTTGACGAACATCTGCCGACAGCTCCCGCAGGACGTTTTTTTCTCTTGCTTGGATG GTTCTTCATTATTACGGGGGTGATACTACTTGTTACTTCAACCGGAGTGATTGCGCGCCTACCTAAGCCTGTGCAGAAGTTTTTGAAGAGTAATATGGAGCGTTCGCACAGCATCAGGAGGCCTGGATCAGCCCGAGGGAAGGATTCCAACCAAAGCACAACAATCCATGCCTCGACATTACATATACTAACCTCTACAGGGAAAGAGAAGGCCTAG